The proteins below are encoded in one region of Gopherus flavomarginatus isolate rGopFla2 chromosome 12, rGopFla2.mat.asm, whole genome shotgun sequence:
- the LOC127032745 gene encoding class I histocompatibility antigen, F10 alpha chain-like yields MPGSVPGFTSPPGLSLLSRYSGSCLIQVPITHPTWTVRSPSPCNTRAMAWGLLLALCGLLAPAASGGHHSLAVLVTAVINEDGTHHFIMIARLDDVKIAYYRSDTREVRPTQEWVAQTLGTEYLQEKTQQFWRHEEGSKVETRRWMQLYNQTGGVHTEQVHVGCVLSDQAPMDPRFQFAYNGRDFISFDNQTGTWVAAVQPAFAPKQHWETAGKAWTKFVQQYLQSECLGTLQSLVLQGRAVLEQQVPPKVSVFRRDALDGSVDGSVTLSCCARGFHPRPIHVSWVRDGEDILAETDSSGILPNADSTYYMQSSLEISPQQDRHRYACRVEHSSLGEPTLIWAPGKKRPLPPGVLAAIVLAVLVLGGAVGAGVVLWRRKSAGPRKPGYAPAATKSGEDSASSSSSGTDPQGMGPWS; encoded by the exons ATGCCAGGGTCTGTGCCAGGCTTTACCAGCCCACCTGGGCTGAGTCTCTTGTCCAGATATTCAGGGTCTTGtcttatacaggtgcctattacccaCCCCACCTGGACTGTCCGGTCACCCTCCCCGTGCAACACAAGAGCCAtggcctgggggctgctgctggcaCTCTGTGGGCTCCTGGCACCAGCTGCGTCTGGCG GGCATCACAGCCTGGCAGTGCTAGTCACAGCCGTCATCAACGAAGATGGGACCCATCACTTCATCATGATCGCCCGGCTGGATGACGTTAAGATCGCGTACTACAGAAGCGACACACGAGAGGTCAGACCCACTCAGGAGTGGGTGGCACAGACCCTGGGCACTGAGTATCTCCAGGAAAAGACCCAGCAGTTCTGGAGGCACGAGGAGGGCTCTAAAGTTGAGACCAGGAGGTGGATGCAGCTGTACAACCAGACAGGTG GGGTTCACACCGAGCAGGTTCATGTGGGCTGTGTGCTGAGTGACCAGGCCCCCATGGACCCAAGGTTCCAGTTCGCCTACAACGGGAGGGACTTCATCAGCTTTGACAACCAGACGGGGACGTGGGTCGCGGCCGTGCAGCCGGCCTTTGCCCCGAAGCAGCACTGGGAGACGGCGGGCAAGGCTTGGACCAAGTTTGTCCAGCAGTACCTGCAGTCCGAGTGCCTGGGGACCCTGCAGAGCCTGGTGCTGCAGGGGCGGGCGGTGCTGGAGCAGCAGG TGCCTCCCAAGGTCTCAGTTTTCCGCAGAGACGCCCTCGACGGCTCCGTCGACGGCTCCGTCACCCTCTCCTGCTGCGCCAGGGGCTTTCACCCGCGTCCCATCCATGTCTCCTGGGTGCGGGACGGAGAAGACATTTTGGCAGAGACGGACTCCAGCGGGATCTTGCCCAATGCCGACAGCACCTACTACATGCAGTCATCCCTGGAGATCTCCCCGCAGCAGGACAGGCACCGCTACGCCTGCCGGGTGGAGCACAGCAGCCTGGGGGAGCCCACGCTCATCTGGG cccctgggaagaagcgccccctgccccctggggtcctggccgccatcGTCCTGGCTGTGCTGGTTCTGGGTGGAGCCGTAGGGGCCGGCGTCGTCCTGTGGAGGAGAAAATCAGCAG GCCCCAGGAAACCTGGCTATGCTCCAGCAGCCA CAAAGAGCGGGGAAGATTCTGCCTCCAGCTCTTCATCAGGAACAGACCCCCAGGgcatgggaccctggagctag